The genomic region GGTTTTTCCTAATAACTGATATTTCATTGTTACCACTCTATTGGTTTTCTATCGCGGAAAAATCCGCCGGTGGGGGGATTTTCCATGGTTGCCAGCCAGATGGCCGTATCAGCACCGGTTTCCACAGACCGGTGAGCCCCTGCTCCTCCCATGTCGGTTTTTACCCAACCCGGGCACATGGAATTGATACTGATGCCATCGCCTGCAAGTTCTCTTGAAAGGATTTTAGTCATCCCGTTCAAGGCCAGTTTGGATAACCGGTAAGCCATGTGTCCTGTTCCCATTCCGTGAAGTGCTCCCATTCCACTTGACAGATTCACCACACGCGGATCGTCAGACTGGCAAAGCAGCCGGTGGAAAGTCCGGATCATCATCCAGCTTCCTGAAACATTCGTGTCATGGGTATCGTTGAGGATTCCCCGTGTAATGGTAATAGAGGACGATTCATCCACCATGATGCCAGCATTGTTTATCAGGACATCCAGATGTCCGAATCGGGTTTCCACCTGTTCTGCAGCCCGCAGGATGCTTGTATCATCGGTCAGGTCCAGTTGAATCGGGATAATGGATTCGCTTTGAAATTGTCTTTCAGAAGGCTGACGCATACCGGCAAGGACTGTAAATCCGGCCAGGGCCAACCCATCGGCAATTCCTTTTCCGATTCCACGGTTCGCACCGGTTACCAGGGCAATTCTAGTTTTCATTCTGCTCCTTATCCATGGGCGGCGGCCAGATCGGCCTGCCGGATAAATTCCATGGCTTGTTCAACATCCCTGGTGGACCCGATCAAAAGGGGAACCCGCTCGTGCAATTCTTTGGGGTGAATATCCAGAATACGCTGATATCCGTTGGTGGCTTTTCCACCGGCCTGCTCAACCACCATCGCCAATGGATTGCATTCATAAAGAAGGCGCAACTTTCCATTGGGTGATTTGGCCGTGCCGGGGTAAATGTAAATTCCTCCGTAGAGCAGGTTTCTGTGAAAGTCGGCCACAAGCGATCCGATATACCTCGAAGAATAGGGACGGTTGGTCTGTTTATCGGATTGTTTCAGCCAGGTAATGTAAGCCTTTGTAGGTTCGTTAAATGAATCCCAGTTGCCTTCATTGATGGAATAGATGGCCCCCTTTGCCGGCGTCTTCATATCGGGATGGCTGAGCAGGAACTCACCGCAGGTGGGGTCATAAGTAAACCCGTGAACCCCATTGCCGGTGGTGTATACAAACATGGTGCTCGATCCGTACAACACATATCCTGCACCCATCTGCTTATAACCCGGCTGAAGAATATCGCGCATTTCGGCAACATGCCCAATGGGACTCTGGCGTTTAAAAATGGAAAAAATGGTTCCGATTGACACGTTTGCATCGATATTGGAAGAGCCATCCAACGGATCAAAAATGACGACATACTTTCCGTTTCTGGATTTCTTATCCAGCTTAATCAGATCATCTTCCTCTTCGCTTGCCATGGCACAAACTACGCCATCATGACTGAGGACCGACTTGAAAACCTCATTGGCGTAGACATCGAGCTTTTTCTGAACATCCCCGGTGGCATTCTGTTCGCTGGTCACTCCCAGAATATCCACCAGACCTGCTTTTCTGACATCGCGGGTGACAATTTTTGCCGCAAGGGCCAGATTATAAAGAATTTTAGTAAACTCTCCGGTTGCTGCCGGAAACCGGCGTTCCTGTTCAATAAAATGCCGGTCAATGGTAACAATACTCTGAAATTTCATGGTTGGTCCTTTTTTATTGCAATATACTCACATTCCCGGCTGGTTGTCAGTAGCTGCGGATCACGACAGATGGATGATAATCAATGAGATAGAGGAAGAAGCGCTTCCAACACGTTGACGGAAAGGATTTCCTGCAGAAATCAGGACCTGCCTGCTTACCGGTTCCCCGATTCCTGATCCTGGTATTGTAACTGATAGAGGCGGTGGTAAATTCCGCCAGCCGTCATAAGTTCACGGTGAGTTCCCGTTTCTTTCAGTTCACCTTTATGCATTACAAATATGCGGTTACAAATACGGACCGTGGAAAGTCTGTGTGCAATGATGATGGCGGTCCGTCCGGTCAGAATGGTTTCGGTGGCCTGCTGAATACGGTGTTCGGTATCGGTATCGACTGAACTGGTCGCTTCATCCAGGATCACCACCGGTGGATTAAACAGCAGGATCCGGATAAAACTGATAAGCTGTCTTTGTCCGGCCGACAAATTTCCTCCCCGCTCGGTCACCTGAAACTGATAACCACCAGGAAGGGCTTCAATAAAGGAATGAGCCTGCACCCGCCCGGCTGCCCGGTAAACTTCTTCTGGCAGAAAGTCATCCCGGCCCAGAGTCAGGTTTTCATATACAGTCCCCGAAAACAGAAAAACATCCTGCAGCACCACTCCGACCGAGGCGCGGAGTGATTTCAGGTCATACGCTTCAAGCGGGTGACCATCCAGATAAATCTGACCCTGCTGATAGGGATAAAACCGGTTTATCAGACTGATTATGGTTGTTTTTCCTGCACCTGTTGCACCCACAAGCGCAATTTTCTCGCCAGGTGCCACATGAAAACTGACATCTTTCAATATCCAGTCATTCTCATTATACCGGCTCCAGACATTCTGAAAACGGATATCACCTTGCCAGGAGTCCGGTTTCAGTGTCCCTGACTGGCGTTCGACATCCTCCTGACGGTCAAGCAGCTTAAAGATCCGTTCAGAGGAAGCCATGGCCCTCTGTAAAATGTCATACTTTTCACTCATATCGCGGATCGGTCTGAAAAACATTTCCACGTACTGAATGAACATAAAAAGGATTCCGAAAGTAAGGGAGCCCTGAACCACTTCTCCTCCCCCGTACCAGACAATGAGTGCAATGGCCAGCGCGGAGAGGAAGTCGATAGCCGGGTAAAAGACACTGTAATAATAAATTCCCCTGACGTGTGCATCACGGTGATCGCGGTTAATCTGGGCAAATTTACGCGCTTCCCGTTCTTCCCGGTTAAAAATCTGGACAATGCTCATTCCGGTTATATGTTCCTGCAGAAACGACATGAGCCTTGCCACATGTCCCCTGACCTCGAGATAAGATTCTCTGGCCTTCCGGCGGAAAAGAAACGAACCATAGATCATCAGCGGGAGAACGGAAAGGGTTACAAGGGACAATTTCCAATCGGTATAGAACATCAGGATCAGAATGATGATCAGCTTGAACAGATCACCAAATACAGCCACAAGGCCCGAAGAAAACAATTCATTCAGAACTTCAACATCACTGGTAACCCTTGCGATCAGTCTTCCAATCGGGTTTCGGTCAAAGAAACGAAGATTCAATGTCTGAAGAAATGAAAAAACCGTTTCACGTAACCCAAAAATGGCCTTTTGGCCCAGTAATTGAGTCAGATAAGTGAGGGCGTACTGAGCAATGACATCGAGAATCAATAAAAGCAGAATCAGTGAACCAATCAGGTGCAGGCCTTCCCAGTCTGCTGTTGCAATGTGCTGATCGATGGCAATCTGAGCAAGCCATGGCCTTAGCGGCCCCAGCACACTGCCGGCAACCGAAATCAGAACACCGGCCACCACCAGTTTTTTGTACGGAGCAATAAAAACCAGGAGCCGGCGTAAAAGGGACAGGTCGAAGGATTTTCCTGATACTTCGTCATCACTGACCGGCTGGCTCATGGTTGATGCCCTCCCAGAGTCAGTTTCATGAAATCATCCCCCAACCGCGTCGTTGGAAATTCAGACCGGGCTTCGTTGAGCAGAGGAGTCAGATCCTGATACCGTGCACTGTAATGGAACAGAACCAGTTCTCCTGCAGAGGCTTCCCTTGCCACTTTTCCAGCCTCGCGGGCGGTCGAGTGACCCGTTTCTTTGGCTTTTTCGGTCAATTCATGAAGATAGGTTGCTTCATGCATCAGCAGGTCGGTTTCCCTGGCCAGATCAACCGACCGGCTGCAATACCGGGTGTCGGTGACATAGGTGAAAGATAAACCCGGCAGATCTGGGCCAATGACTTCACGCGGAGAAACCCATTCACCCTTTTTATTCAGTACCGGCTTCCCCTCTTTCAGGTCCTTAAAGCTGGGGCCCGGTATCAGTCCCAGAGCCTCGGCCTTTACCAGGTCGATATGACCGGGCCGCGTCTTTTGCTGAAATCGGTATCCGAAAGCTGGCACCCGATGGTCCAGACTGACCGTCAGAAGCTGCCAGAAAGGTGTATCCAGGATGACAACAGGTTGGTTGGTAAATTCCAGTTCTATGATGTCGATTGGAAAATCCGCAAAAAATTGCTGATGCCGCTGAGCCGTTTCCAGAATGTCGGCAATTCCCTTTGGCCCGATGACCGTCAGCTTATCGGACTTATTCGAATAATTAATGCTGCTGATCAATCCCGGAAGTCCGAAACAGTGGTCACCGTGGAGGTGAGTGATGGCAATGGTATGGATTTTTGTGGGATGAAGCTTGATTTTTTTCAGTTGAAACTGAGTTCCTTCCCCGCAATCAAACAGGATGTATTCATGGTCCAGACCCAGAACAGTGGCCGACAGATTCCGGCGGAGCAACGGTACAGCAGAACTGGTTCCTAAAATGGTTACTTCCATCAGGTTATGGCCTTCAGTTCATCTTCAAGTTTCTGTTTTTCCCAGGTGGCGGCATACAATCCGTTTGCTGCCAGAAGTTCGCTATGTGTTCCCTGTTCAACCACTTCACCGCCAGACAGGACCAGAATGTGGGTGGCATTCCGGATGGCACTGATACGATGGGAAACAATAATGGTCAGCCGTGACTCTGCATGTTCCTTCAGCCTGTTCAGAATCAGGTCTTCGGTCTGCGTATCCACCGCTGAGAGGCTATCATCCAGGATTAAGACAGACGGTTTTCTCAGCAGAGCACGTGCAATGGCAGTTCTTTGCTTCTGCCCGCCAGACAGGGTAATTCCCCGCTCACCTACAAACGTATCATACCGCTGGGGAAAATCCTCAATATTTTCCCTGATGGAAGCCAGATCGGCAACCAGTCGAATTTCTTCCTCACCAGCCGATTCAACTCCGAATCCGATATTATTGGCGATGGTATCACTGAAAAGAAAAGTATCCTGAGGCACATATCCAATGTGTTTCCGAAGGACCTTGAGAGGAATTTCACGCAGTGGCCGGCCATCCATCAGAATCGTTCCACTATCAGGATCAAACAGACGCATCACCAGGTTGACCAGCGTTGATTTTCCTGATCCGGTCTCGCCGGTAACAGCAAGTACCTGTCCGGGTGTGACCGAAAAGGAGATGTCTTTCAGGACAGGCCGGTCGGGCTGATAACCAAAGGAAACGGATTTGAAAGTCAGAAACCCTTTAACTGATTGAATTTCAGGATCGGTTTGGGGTGTATCCCTCACCTCAGGAACCTCATCCAGAATTTCATTGATCCGCTTCTGACTGGCCGAAGCCTGCTGAATAATGTTAATAACCCAACCGAGTGCAATCATTGGCCAGATCAGCATTCCGACAAAAATGACAAACTGAGTCATTTCACCCAAAGTGAGTTTACCTGCGATGACCAGACTTCCGCCATACCAAACCACCAGCACGACACTCAGCCCGATCAGAAGTGACATCAGGGAGTAAAACAATGCCTGATATCGGACGAGCCGCAGATTTTTCAGCATGTAAGTCCGGTTTAACCTGGTGAAGGTCATGATTTCCCAGGCTTCTCTCACATATGCTTTAACCACCCGTATTCCGCTCAGATTTTCCTGAACCCGTGTCGTCAGGCTTGAATAGTGAGATTGTATATGGGTGTACTGGTGATGAATTGATTTTCCCATTCTGAACACCATATAGGACATGACCGGCAGCGGAAGCAGGGCGACGAGTGTCAGTTCCCAATTTACGTAAGCCATTATTGGAATGATAAACAAAAAGGTGGCCAGTGTATTCGCCGAATACATGATACCCGGGCCCAGAAAACTTCTGATTGCATTCAGATCATTGGTGTTTCGGGCCAGAATATCGCCGGTGGAACGGGTTTTATAATATCTGGTGGATAGTCGCTGGATATGCTGATACAAATCGTTCCGGATATCCTGTTCGCAATCCCGGCTGACAACAATGATGGTTTGCCTGACCATAAAGAGAAACAATCCGCGACCAGCAGCCATGAGGATGATTAACAGCCCATAACTGACCAGTTGAGCAGAAGAAAAATCCGATTTCAACCTGTCAATGGCCGAACCAATCAGCAGGGGACCAAGAACATTAAACAGATTGGTCAGTAAGACGAAAAGGAGTCCAAGCAGGAGCTTGTTTCGGTAGGTCAGTAAATAAGGAAAAAGACGGGCAAGCGGATTGGGAGTATTCAGAATATCCATCCTTCTGATTACAGGGAGGTCATCTTCTGATCTTCCTTTTCCCGGTGGGCAATCGACTTTCTGATCGAATCCCCCAATTGGCGGAACTGATCAGGACCCAGCTTATCTTTTAAGATCTCCAGGTGACGGTCGATACCTTCGACCAGCAACACCAGATTGTTCTTCTCTGCCAGTGAACGCGACAGAAGATAGTATTTCAGAGCATCGCCGAATTTACCGGTTTCGGCCTGGAAAAAGGCGATATGCGAAAGGGTGAGTGAAATCCCCTGCTGAAAGGATAGTTTCTTAAACAAGTCGAGTGATTTTTTAAACGATTCGTAGGCTGCGCCAGAATTGCCGGTTTGCTGATAGACCACACCTGAATTCAGTATGGCCATGGCTTCCAGCTCGACTTCTTCAATTTCGCGGGAAAACTGGGTTGCCTGCTTAAGAGACTCAAGGGATCTGTTGAGCCGGCCGAGGGACATCTGAATCACACCAATGGTAAGAAATGAGATGGCCAACCCTTTTTTGTCATCCAGTTCCTTCCGTATCCTCAGGGCTTCTGCAACCATATCCAACGCCTTGTCATAGCGGTTCCAGTACAGATAAATCAAAGCCATCTGATTCCGGTATTCTGCCACGGTGTAGATATTGGTTTGCCCTGACCGGATACACTGTTCGTAACATTCGAATGCTTTTTCATACTGCATGTGATCGAAATAATTACGGGCAAGTGTCTGAAGAACATTGATGTACTGATAACCACCCAGGACCGACAATTTTTGTTCGGTAAGCTGGTTTTCAAGGATCGAAATCGTATGAGTACGAACCTTTTCAGGGGTGGGAGGATGTAATTGGTGAGGAATTGCAACCGGCAGGTTAAACTGGTCCTCGAACCGGATATGCTCCCAACATGCTTTCAGCAGCGCAGGACCATCCTGGTAAAGGGCGTCATAGATATATCTGGAAACCCAAAAGACGAAGGGAAACCGTTGAATATGAAAAACGGCCACCGACCGTTCCAGAAAGGCTGCAGCTTCCTTCTCGGATGAAAACTCGCTGAAAAATGCTTCGGTATCGGTGAACTGAAGCACAAGTTTATGATCAGGATTGCGGCTGCAAATCTCTTCCAATTGCCGGTCGAGCGGTTTCTTACTCGTCAACCTGATTTCAACCGGCAGGTAACCAAAGCGCAGGACGCGTTCATTAAACAGGTCTATTGCTTTTTTCCGCTGAACCGGGCTGCTGATTTCAATCAGAACCCTGGTTCCAAGTGGCTGGGCCTTAAAAACCTGCAGTACTTTATCGGAAACCCGGTTGAACTGATAATTGAACATCAGAGTTAATTGGTGGACTTGGTGGCGTAGGGTGAGTTGTCTTTCCTGTATTTAAATCCACCGGAAACCGTCCGGAACACTTGCCGGTTAGAGGTGACGAGCGTTCCGGTATAGGAATTATAGAAATGGGAGCCAATCACCAGGTCAGAGGTAAAGACCTGCTGAGGATCCCAGCTTGCTCCGCCGGTTTTCGTATAGAGAACCATGCCATTATTTCCAGTCACAATCCCGTTGGTGGCATCCTGGAAGAATAAACTGATCAGGTTGGCATTGGTCACACTCGCCTGCCGGGTCCAGGTCAGTCCGCGGTCATAGGAGACGGCAATCAGTCCATTTCGGCCACAGATAAAACCAGTCGAATCATTCACAAAAGTCATGTCATTGATTTCATCGGTGAATCCGCTCGGAATAAACCGCCATGATTCCCCACCATC from Bacteroidota bacterium harbors:
- a CDS encoding SDR family NAD(P)-dependent oxidoreductase, which gives rise to MKTRIALVTGANRGIGKGIADGLALAGFTVLAGMRQPSERQFQSESIIPIQLDLTDDTSILRAAEQVETRFGHLDVLINNAGIMVDESSSITITRGILNDTHDTNVSGSWMMIRTFHRLLCQSDDPRVVNLSSGMGALHGMGTGHMAYRLSKLALNGMTKILSRELAGDGISINSMCPGWVKTDMGGAGAHRSVETGADTAIWLATMENPPTGGFFRDRKPIEW
- the fbp gene encoding class 1 fructose-bisphosphatase; amino-acid sequence: MKFQSIVTIDRHFIEQERRFPAATGEFTKILYNLALAAKIVTRDVRKAGLVDILGVTSEQNATGDVQKKLDVYANEVFKSVLSHDGVVCAMASEEEDDLIKLDKKSRNGKYVVIFDPLDGSSNIDANVSIGTIFSIFKRQSPIGHVAEMRDILQPGYKQMGAGYVLYGSSTMFVYTTGNGVHGFTYDPTCGEFLLSHPDMKTPAKGAIYSINEGNWDSFNEPTKAYITWLKQSDKQTNRPYSSRYIGSLVADFHRNLLYGGIYIYPGTAKSPNGKLRLLYECNPLAMVVEQAGGKATNGYQRILDIHPKELHERVPLLIGSTRDVEQAMEFIRQADLAAAHG
- a CDS encoding ABC transporter ATP-binding protein, which gives rise to MSQPVSDDEVSGKSFDLSLLRRLLVFIAPYKKLVVAGVLISVAGSVLGPLRPWLAQIAIDQHIATADWEGLHLIGSLILLLLILDVIAQYALTYLTQLLGQKAIFGLRETVFSFLQTLNLRFFDRNPIGRLIARVTSDVEVLNELFSSGLVAVFGDLFKLIIILILMFYTDWKLSLVTLSVLPLMIYGSFLFRRKARESYLEVRGHVARLMSFLQEHITGMSIVQIFNREEREARKFAQINRDHRDAHVRGIYYYSVFYPAIDFLSALAIALIVWYGGGEVVQGSLTFGILFMFIQYVEMFFRPIRDMSEKYDILQRAMASSERIFKLLDRQEDVERQSGTLKPDSWQGDIRFQNVWSRYNENDWILKDVSFHVAPGEKIALVGATGAGKTTIISLINRFYPYQQGQIYLDGHPLEAYDLKSLRASVGVVLQDVFLFSGTVYENLTLGRDDFLPEEVYRAAGRVQAHSFIEALPGGYQFQVTERGGNLSAGQRQLISFIRILLFNPPVVILDEATSSVDTDTEHRIQQATETILTGRTAIIIAHRLSTVRICNRIFVMHKGELKETGTHRELMTAGGIYHRLYQLQYQDQESGNR
- a CDS encoding ribonuclease Z, coding for MEVTILGTSSAVPLLRRNLSATVLGLDHEYILFDCGEGTQFQLKKIKLHPTKIHTIAITHLHGDHCFGLPGLISSINYSNKSDKLTVIGPKGIADILETAQRHQQFFADFPIDIIELEFTNQPVVILDTPFWQLLTVSLDHRVPAFGYRFQQKTRPGHIDLVKAEALGLIPGPSFKDLKEGKPVLNKKGEWVSPREVIGPDLPGLSFTYVTDTRYCSRSVDLARETDLLMHEATYLHELTEKAKETGHSTAREAGKVAREASAGELVLFHYSARYQDLTPLLNEARSEFPTTRLGDDFMKLTLGGHQP
- a CDS encoding ABC transporter ATP-binding protein; protein product: MDILNTPNPLARLFPYLLTYRNKLLLGLLFVLLTNLFNVLGPLLIGSAIDRLKSDFSSAQLVSYGLLIILMAAGRGLFLFMVRQTIIVVSRDCEQDIRNDLYQHIQRLSTRYYKTRSTGDILARNTNDLNAIRSFLGPGIMYSANTLATFLFIIPIMAYVNWELTLVALLPLPVMSYMVFRMGKSIHHQYTHIQSHYSSLTTRVQENLSGIRVVKAYVREAWEIMTFTRLNRTYMLKNLRLVRYQALFYSLMSLLIGLSVVLVVWYGGSLVIAGKLTLGEMTQFVIFVGMLIWPMIALGWVINIIQQASASQKRINEILDEVPEVRDTPQTDPEIQSVKGFLTFKSVSFGYQPDRPVLKDISFSVTPGQVLAVTGETGSGKSTLVNLVMRLFDPDSGTILMDGRPLREIPLKVLRKHIGYVPQDTFLFSDTIANNIGFGVESAGEEEIRLVADLASIRENIEDFPQRYDTFVGERGITLSGGQKQRTAIARALLRKPSVLILDDSLSAVDTQTEDLILNRLKEHAESRLTIIVSHRISAIRNATHILVLSGGEVVEQGTHSELLAANGLYAATWEKQKLEDELKAIT
- a CDS encoding tetratricopeptide repeat protein → MFNYQFNRVSDKVLQVFKAQPLGTRVLIEISSPVQRKKAIDLFNERVLRFGYLPVEIRLTSKKPLDRQLEEICSRNPDHKLVLQFTDTEAFFSEFSSEKEAAAFLERSVAVFHIQRFPFVFWVSRYIYDALYQDGPALLKACWEHIRFEDQFNLPVAIPHQLHPPTPEKVRTHTISILENQLTEQKLSVLGGYQYINVLQTLARNYFDHMQYEKAFECYEQCIRSGQTNIYTVAEYRNQMALIYLYWNRYDKALDMVAEALRIRKELDDKKGLAISFLTIGVIQMSLGRLNRSLESLKQATQFSREIEEVELEAMAILNSGVVYQQTGNSGAAYESFKKSLDLFKKLSFQQGISLTLSHIAFFQAETGKFGDALKYYLLSRSLAEKNNLVLLVEGIDRHLEILKDKLGPDQFRQLGDSIRKSIAHREKEDQKMTSL